A genomic region of Salvelinus namaycush isolate Seneca chromosome 7, SaNama_1.0, whole genome shotgun sequence contains the following coding sequences:
- the LOC120050611 gene encoding transcription factor 24-like, whose translation MLPVRFISAPYMVGRQTIRMDSGNGPVTVMDESPTSSPSSSPSPDMLTTDSRRPEALQHSRVVQAGGLGGRGRPAAANAARERSRVQTLRSAFLELQRTLPSVPPDTKLSKLDVLILATTYIAHLTRTLQEEGMEEGESNRQTEALHSLKGEGYLHPVKF comes from the exons ATGTTACCCGTCAGGTTTATAAGTGCTCCCTATATGGTTGGAAGACAGACGATCCGCATGGATAGTGGAAATGGCCCAGTGACAGTTATGGATGAGAGTCCCACATCtagccccagctccagccccagtcCTGACATGCTGACCACCGACAGTCGACGTCCGGAGGCCCTGCAGCACTCCAGGGTGGTCCAGGCCGGTGGGCTCGGTGGCAGAGGGCGACCGGCAGCAGCCAACGCAGCACGGGAGAGGAGTCGAGTGCAGACCCTGAGAAGCGCATTCCTGGAGCTACAGAGGACTCTTCCGTCGGTGCCACCGGACACAAAACTGTCCAAGCTCGACGTGTTGATTTTGGCCACCACGTATATTGCCCATCTGACTCGGACCTTGcaagaggaggggatggaggagggagagagcaataGACAAACAGAGGCCTTACACTCGCTGAAAGGTGAAGGTTACCTGCACCCTGTGAAA TTTTAA